One part of the bacterium genome encodes these proteins:
- the rbfA gene encoding 30S ribosome-binding factor RbfA, which translates to MQEGFRIARVERLVKKEVADVLASQVVEPAARDVTVLWAKVSRDLQFADVYVSVYGDEEQVSRGLEALARCRAFVQKQIGGRVRLRRTPHIRFRLDEEYRAAARVFEILKELEADEFPGGGEDSGGG; encoded by the coding sequence ATGCAAGAAGGATTCCGCATAGCCCGGGTGGAGCGTTTGGTCAAGAAAGAGGTCGCCGACGTTCTGGCCTCCCAGGTCGTGGAACCCGCGGCGCGAGACGTGACCGTGCTCTGGGCCAAGGTTTCGAGAGACCTGCAATTCGCCGACGTTTACGTCAGCGTCTACGGCGACGAGGAACAGGTGTCGCGAGGTCTGGAAGCGCTGGCGCGGTGTCGCGCGTTCGTGCAGAAGCAGATCGGCGGCCGCGTCCGGTTGCGGCGCACCCCCCACATCCGCTTCCGACTCGATGAAGAGTATCGGGCGGCGGCGCGCGTCTTCGAGATCCTCAAGGAATTGGAAGCCGATGAATTTCCCGGCGGCGGCGAAGATAGCGGCGGCGGTTAA
- a CDS encoding DUF503 domain-containing protein — MTKEKRPYLALLTVTVRLEGTRSLKEKRMVVRSLKDVMRARFGAAVAEVDGLDDKTRAVVALAGLATARRRADALLAKFENHLERRFGDLDLTLEGRVVEL, encoded by the coding sequence ATGACAAAAGAGAAGCGGCCTTATCTGGCGTTGTTGACCGTTACCGTCCGCCTGGAAGGTACTAGGAGCTTGAAGGAAAAGCGGATGGTAGTCCGTAGCCTGAAGGACGTCATGCGTGCGCGCTTCGGTGCCGCCGTGGCCGAAGTAGACGGCCTGGACGATAAGACGCGGGCCGTCGTCGCGTTGGCCGGCCTGGCGACGGCGCGCCGCCGGGCGGACGCCTTGCTCGCCAAATTCGAGAACCACCTTGAGCGCCGGTTCGGCGACCTTGACCTGACGCTCGAGGGGCGAGTAGTGGAGCTTTAG